A window of Cyanobacteriota bacterium genomic DNA:
AGATGTCATTAAACTTCTCAATAGGGAGAGCTACTCCAGTTGTTTTCAGCTAATTGAAGCACCATGGCTTGCCACTAAAGCCATGTATCCACGACCAACCAGCAAGCCTCTTAACAGTTAATGCCCTATGCCGCTATCTAACCTTGATTCACCTAATCTCAAAGTCCTAATCGTTGAAGACGATTCCATGATGCAATTAGGGCTAGAGCAGGTGTTGTCTGATTATCCTCAAATCTCGATCGTAGGATACGCCGAAGATGGGTATCGCGCTGTGCAGATGGTGCAGCAACTGAGGCCAGACCTAGTAGTAATGGATATTGGGTTGCCACGCTTAGACGGCATTGCTGCAACCGAACAAATTAAGCAAGCGTTCCCAACAACAACTGTGGTCATCCTTACCTCTCACACTGCGGAGACCGAGATCTTAGCGGCGCTCTCTGTCGGTGCTGATGCCTACTGTGTCAAGGGCACAAACGTTGAGCACCTGCTAGCTGCGATCGAAGCAGCCCAGTTGGGCGCACTCTATCTTGACCCACAAATTGCTCGAGTTGTGGTTAATAATCTTAAACCACCCGCCCGTGACACAAACGTTGCTAACCTGTCGCAACGGGAAATGGAAATTCTTAGATTAATAGTCGATGGACTCAGCAACACAGAGATTGCCAACAAACTTCACCTTAGCCCTAATACCATCAAGACCCATGTCAAGGGGATTATGAACAAGCTGGCAGTAGACGATCGCGTGCAAGCAGCCGTGATAGCCTTACGATCTGGCTTGGTATGAATGCTAATCCCCGCTAGATGCAAGGATGGAATCATGTCAGAATAAATAAATGTAAATCATTCTTAAGTTGTTGGTTTTACGGACACCATTGCTAGCTGTTCTTAAACTCCTACGAGACACGATTATCAATTGGTGGGCGAAGTTCACCCTCCAGACTAAGCTCATGGCGGTTGCTACCCTTGTGGTGTCACTGTTGATGAGCGGGCTAACATTTTGGGCAGTGAACACAATCCAGCAGGATGCCCGTCTCAACGATACTCGCTTTGGACGGGATCTAGGGTTGTTGCTAGCAGCCAACGTAGCCCCTCTGGTCGGCGAAAACAACCGCACAGAACTGGCGCGATTTTCCCATCGGTTTTACAGCAGCACCTCTAGCATTCGTTACATGCTCTATGCTGATGCCGATGGCGAGATTTTCTTTGGCATTCCCTTCTCTGAGTCTGAGGTAAAAACTTCCCTAACGTTACGCCGTCGCATTCAATTGCCAGAGAATTATGCCGAAAATAGTGAACTGCCCATGGTGCGCCAGCACCGAACGCCCGATGGAGAAGTTACCGATGTATTTGTGCCCCTGATTCAAGATGGCAAGTACTTAGGTGTATTAGCGATCGGCATTAACCCCAATCCCACCGTTGTCACATCATCTGGACTAACCCGTGACGTTACCATTGCCGTATTTGTCTCCATTTGGGTGATGGTTGTCTTAGGAGCTGTATTCAATGCCCTCACCATCACCAAGCCCATTAAGGAACTATTGATGGGAGTAAAAAACATTGCAGCGGGCAACTTTAAGCAGCGAATAGATTTACCCCTCGGTGGCGAACTAGGCGAGTTAATCCTTAGCTTTAACGACATGGCAGAGCGTCTAGAGCGCTACGAAGAACAGAATATTGAAGAACTGACGGCTGAAAAGGCCAAGCTAGACACCCTTGTATCTACGATTGCTGACGGTGCTGTGTTGCTTGATCCCAATCTGCGGATTGTGTTGGTGAACCCAATTGCTCGCCGAATTTTCGGCTGGGAAAACAAGCCCCTCATTGGGGACAATATCCTCTACAATCTGCCTGGTTCGGTAGCAGTTGCTCTTACGCGCCCGCTGTATCAGCTTACCCGTGGCGAAGTTCCAACGCTAACATTAGCAACAAACTCTACGGATGAGCATTCATCGACCCCTGTAGACTCAAAGCCTGCCCACTATGCTGACTCTGATTCCCACCTTCCCGTTGAATTAGCAGACGCTAGTGCCCATGGGGATGAGCAGACAGCCCTTGATCGCAGCCATGTTGACCTAAAGCATCTGGATGCTGTGCACCATACCCGTGACCATACCCACGACGATCGGGAAGGTTTGGAGTATCGCCTAACCCTGAGCGAACCCATTAATCGCACGGTGCGCATTTTGTTGACAACCGTGTATGACTCTGCCCGAGAAAATCTAAAGGGCATTGCCATGACTATTCAGGATATCACTCGTGAAGCTGAGCTAAACGAGGCCAAGAGCCAATTCATTAGTAACGTATCCCACGAACTGCGCACACCGCTGTTCAATATCAAGTCATTTATTGAAACCCTGCATGAGTTTGGGGATGAACTCAGCGAGGCTGAGCGACGGGAATTTTTGGAAACAGCTAACCATGAGACCGATCGCCTCACCCGCCTAGTCAACGATGTATTAGACCTATCCAAGCTGGAATCTAACAAGCGCTACCACTTCAATGGTGTGGATTTGGCTCAGATTATTGAGCAAACCCTACGTACCTATCAGTTGAATGCTAAGGACAAAGGTATTAACCTTATTCATGCCGTTGATCCCCAACTGCCCCTTGTGCTGGGCAACTATGATTTACTTCTGCAAGTCTTTACAAACTTAGTGGGGAATGCATTGAAATTTACTGAGCCTGGCGGCACAGTCCTGGTGAGGGCCTATTTGTTGGATGCCACTACCTCTCTCTATCAAAAGCCCACTCTCCTGGGACAGGTAGAAACTGGCAACACGTTAAATTCTCCCTGTGTGCCAATAACGCCACCCCAAGACCAGTGGTTACCAGCAGCCTCCGATCGCGACACGCTATCCCATCAGAACTGGGTTACTAGGGTAGAAGTCTCTGATACTGGCATTGGAATTGACAGCGAAGATCAAGAAGCTATCTTTGATCGCTTCTTCCGAGTCGAAAATCGAGTACATACGTTAGAAGGGACTGGTCTAGGACTGTCGATCGTTCGCAATATCGTAGAAAAACACCAGAGCCGAGTTCACCTGGTTAGTGCTGTTGGTGTAGGTACTACCTTCTGGTTTGATCTGCCGCTGTACAAGCCAGAGCCTCTGCCCGACAACCCCAACTTACCGGTCGATGACAGTGCCCCTGCTCACGACCCTCAAGTAATTACTCCGTAAGACCTAGGCTACTGACAAGCACTATTTCATGTCTAAAGACTGTCCCCTGTTCCCTCTTCCTTACTACGTCAGTTGCTCCGACCGCAAGGGTGCCCCGTATCCCGGTTTGATCACCAGTGCTTCGGTCATAGAGTGACGCAGTAACTCATGGGCACCAACATGGTAGAAATGGGAATACAAGCGAATATCCATATCCTGCCAACAATCGTGGATATGAGCATTACGCCGATATTGGTTTTCTAGCCACATGGATAGGGCATAGCCACCAGCCAGTGATCGGGTTTGGGCTGCCAGTCGGACAGCATCCATCGAAGTCCATGTATTGTAATAGTCTGTATGCCGTCCAATGTACGGTGGATCCAGGTAAACAAAGTCAGTTGCTTGCACATCGGCAAAAATTTCGTCCCAGCTTGCCACTCGCAACTCCCAGTCGCTACCTTGCATCTGTTGCTGAACCCAGGCCACTTGGTTACAGATTTTGGTGATGTACGCTGGGGTAAACCGATGAGGCTTGCGACAAAAGGGAACATTGAACTGGCCTTGACGGTTAAACCGCATAACCCCATTGAAACAAGCTCGGTTTAGAAATAGGAAATCTAAGGACGACCCATGCTGGTTAAAGCGATCGCGCACTCGATAGTAATGCTGGGCACCGTCAGCAGCTAACTGGCTGCCCTCATAGGTGAGAAAATGGCGTACCCGGTCGGCTGTAATTTCCCCCTGTTGGATAGCTTGGTAGAAACGGATAATGTGATGATTGGTATCAGATAAGAGCGCTCGCTGAGGTGCAAGGTTAAACGCCACCACACCAGACCCCAAAAATGGCTCTACCCAACGGCTAGCACCTGTTTTCTGCCACTGAAGATTCTCTCGAATGAAGGCCACAAGTTTGGTTTTAATCCCCTGGCACTTGATGGGAGGAACCCGTACCCGATCACTTCCCTTCACAATAGCCCTGCTGACTCATATAACCGCCGCAAGACGGCCATGATCTTGGTGCCATATTGCAAATCGGCTGACCAGCGACCACTAAGTTGATCTAACAATGGCGCGATCGCCCGTGTCACAAATCGAAAGCGCGGATCCACTAGCTCTTGTACTAATGGTTCATTGCTAGCGTATGCCTTCAAGTGCTGAATCTGTGCCCGTACCCCTAGACGAGCGCTAGGAAACACGGCCAATTCGTTACCACCCGCCGCAGCTCCCAAGCTGGCAAAATTATTTTGGCTGGGTCTCAGGTTATTGGTGCCAAACCGCAGGAAGTTGGTTTCTACGCACATTTGACAGAAGGCAATGTCATAGTTAACGCCTTCGATCGTTGCTTCTTCGCGATAGAGGCGCGGAATGTCGGGAAACTGGCTGAGGGCAGCTTCATTATTGGTTTTCAGGAACATCATCAACTGCACTTCAGAGGTATTGCCATGACTCATGATGCGATCAATTAGTCCAGGACATATCCGCAAAATTGAGCGCAGAATCACCGTGCGGGTAGCACTGTCCCAACCAACTGAGACATTATAGTCTCGCAGTTCGATCGCCTTCAAATACACCACACCCAAGTAGCTAATCCGGCGAATGTTGGGGGCCTTGCTGAGGTCAATCCCTAAGCGATCG
This region includes:
- a CDS encoding Dam family site-specific DNA-(adenine-N6)-methyltransferase codes for the protein MKGSDRVRVPPIKCQGIKTKLVAFIRENLQWQKTGASRWVEPFLGSGVVAFNLAPQRALLSDTNHHIIRFYQAIQQGEITADRVRHFLTYEGSQLAADGAQHYYRVRDRFNQHGSSLDFLFLNRACFNGVMRFNRQGQFNVPFCRKPHRFTPAYITKICNQVAWVQQQMQGSDWELRVASWDEIFADVQATDFVYLDPPYIGRHTDYYNTWTSMDAVRLAAQTRSLAGGYALSMWLENQYRRNAHIHDCWQDMDIRLYSHFYHVGAHELLRHSMTEALVIKPGYGAPLRSEQLT
- a CDS encoding response regulator transcription factor, whose amino-acid sequence is MPLSNLDSPNLKVLIVEDDSMMQLGLEQVLSDYPQISIVGYAEDGYRAVQMVQQLRPDLVVMDIGLPRLDGIAATEQIKQAFPTTTVVILTSHTAETEILAALSVGADAYCVKGTNVEHLLAAIEAAQLGALYLDPQIARVVVNNLKPPARDTNVANLSQREMEILRLIVDGLSNTEIANKLHLSPNTIKTHVKGIMNKLAVDDRVQAAVIALRSGLV
- a CDS encoding ATP-binding protein translates to MLAVLKLLRDTIINWWAKFTLQTKLMAVATLVVSLLMSGLTFWAVNTIQQDARLNDTRFGRDLGLLLAANVAPLVGENNRTELARFSHRFYSSTSSIRYMLYADADGEIFFGIPFSESEVKTSLTLRRRIQLPENYAENSELPMVRQHRTPDGEVTDVFVPLIQDGKYLGVLAIGINPNPTVVTSSGLTRDVTIAVFVSIWVMVVLGAVFNALTITKPIKELLMGVKNIAAGNFKQRIDLPLGGELGELILSFNDMAERLERYEEQNIEELTAEKAKLDTLVSTIADGAVLLDPNLRIVLVNPIARRIFGWENKPLIGDNILYNLPGSVAVALTRPLYQLTRGEVPTLTLATNSTDEHSSTPVDSKPAHYADSDSHLPVELADASAHGDEQTALDRSHVDLKHLDAVHHTRDHTHDDREGLEYRLTLSEPINRTVRILLTTVYDSARENLKGIAMTIQDITREAELNEAKSQFISNVSHELRTPLFNIKSFIETLHEFGDELSEAERREFLETANHETDRLTRLVNDVLDLSKLESNKRYHFNGVDLAQIIEQTLRTYQLNAKDKGINLIHAVDPQLPLVLGNYDLLLQVFTNLVGNALKFTEPGGTVLVRAYLLDATTSLYQKPTLLGQVETGNTLNSPCVPITPPQDQWLPAASDRDTLSHQNWVTRVEVSDTGIGIDSEDQEAIFDRFFRVENRVHTLEGTGLGLSIVRNIVEKHQSRVHLVSAVGVGTTFWFDLPLYKPEPLPDNPNLPVDDSAPAHDPQVITP